The proteins below are encoded in one region of bacterium BMS3Abin08:
- the glmM gene encoding phosphoglucosamine mutase, translated as MKLFGTDGIRGRVNKKPITPESVLRIGMAAAKILKKSHGKNMVLIGKDTRLSGYMIESALTSGICSMGMNVLLVGPIPTPGVAYLTRAMRLDAGTVISASHNPFEDNGIKFFGADGFKLSDPLEEEIERLAASDLFPERRPSGEHIGKAFRLDDAAGRYIEFVKSTIPRGADLEGLRVVVDCANGSAYKVTPALLEELGADVITINNSPDGTNINHCCGSTDLGMLKETVLKNSADAGLAHDGDADRTLFVDEQGVEVDGDRVMALWGVEMKKENGLNKDTIVTTVMSNLGIEHYLQRKGIRILRTKVGDRYVVEKMIEGGYNLGGEQSGHIIFLDFNTTGDGPVTALQVLYLLKRKGLPLSELVSDIFLYPQVLKNVKVNRKDIINSPPLKDAVRKAELQLNGRGRVLVRPSGTEPKIRVMVEGSDRELIRRVAQRIAKAIRQTER; from the coding sequence ATGAAGCTATTCGGTACCGATGGAATCCGGGGCAGGGTAAACAAAAAACCTATAACGCCCGAAAGTGTTCTGAGGATAGGAATGGCGGCGGCAAAAATCCTGAAGAAAAGCCACGGTAAAAATATGGTTCTCATTGGAAAGGACACAAGGCTATCGGGCTACATGATCGAAAGCGCCCTGACCTCCGGTATCTGCTCCATGGGGATGAACGTCCTCCTCGTGGGACCCATCCCGACACCGGGGGTTGCCTACCTCACCAGGGCAATGAGGCTCGATGCCGGCACAGTGATATCCGCATCACACAACCCCTTCGAAGACAACGGGATAAAGTTCTTCGGTGCAGATGGATTCAAGCTCTCCGATCCCCTTGAAGAAGAGATTGAACGCCTTGCGGCCTCGGACCTCTTCCCGGAGAGAAGGCCCTCGGGGGAGCATATAGGCAAGGCATTCAGGCTCGATGATGCCGCAGGAAGGTATATAGAGTTTGTAAAGTCCACCATACCCCGTGGCGCCGACCTCGAAGGCCTGAGGGTTGTAGTGGACTGCGCAAACGGCTCGGCATACAAGGTTACACCGGCATTACTTGAAGAACTCGGCGCTGATGTGATCACCATAAACAACAGCCCTGACGGCACAAACATCAACCACTGCTGCGGCTCAACCGACCTCGGTATGCTGAAGGAGACGGTGCTGAAAAACTCCGCCGATGCCGGTCTTGCGCATGACGGTGACGCCGACAGGACGCTCTTTGTGGATGAACAGGGCGTAGAGGTGGACGGTGACAGGGTAATGGCCCTGTGGGGAGTTGAGATGAAGAAGGAGAACGGCCTCAACAAAGACACCATTGTGACCACTGTTATGAGCAACCTCGGCATCGAGCATTACTTGCAACGTAAAGGGATCAGGATCCTAAGGACAAAGGTCGGCGACAGATACGTGGTGGAAAAGATGATCGAAGGGGGGTACAACCTTGGGGGTGAACAGTCAGGGCATATCATCTTTCTTGATTTCAACACTACCGGCGATGGTCCTGTAACGGCTCTGCAGGTGCTCTATTTACTCAAGAGGAAGGGACTTCCTCTTTCAGAGCTGGTATCTGATATCTTCCTCTATCCGCAGGTACTGAAAAACGTTAAGGTCAACAGAAAGGATATAATAAACAGCCCCCCCCTTAAGGACGCCGTAAGGAAGGCCGAGCTGCAACTCAACGGCAGGGGAAGGGTGCTTGTCAGGCCTTCGGGAACAGAGCCGAAGATTCGTGTAATGGTAGAGGGGAGCGACAGGGAACTGATCCGGCGAGTGGCACAGAGGATTGCCAAGGCTATCCGGCAGACGGAAAGATAG
- a CDS encoding YbbR-like protein encodes MKNLIFNNTGLKLLSLGFAILLWFIISARGTSEITLDVPIEYINIPKGLEILRKDRDRVNVSIFGSERILRAVKPDDLRVFIDLKGSPSGTRVYSIIRRNIKVPAAVTVSNVSPSSVKITLDRTIEREVPVKVVLDRIPRDYKLIIKPDRVRIEGPESIVRNVHILKTEPLKLRDLKNGNKRDATIITNLDKVRLSVDMVEVSLEKKEKQGGGK; translated from the coding sequence ATGAAAAACCTGATTTTCAACAACACGGGGCTTAAGCTGCTCTCCCTGGGATTTGCCATACTGTTATGGTTCATAATCTCGGCCAGGGGAACCTCTGAAATCACCCTTGATGTTCCAATCGAATATATAAACATCCCAAAGGGCCTCGAGATCCTGAGGAAGGACAGGGACAGGGTCAATGTCAGCATATTCGGGAGCGAGCGTATTCTCAGGGCGGTAAAACCGGATGACCTGAGGGTCTTCATAGACCTTAAGGGGTCCCCCTCCGGCACCAGGGTTTACAGCATTATCAGAAGGAACATCAAGGTACCGGCAGCGGTAACGGTCTCAAATGTCTCGCCCTCCTCGGTGAAAATCACACTTGACCGGACAATTGAAAGGGAGGTCCCTGTAAAGGTGGTTCTTGACAGGATTCCGAGAGACTACAAACTCATAATAAAACCCGACCGCGTCAGGATTGAAGGACCCGAGAGCATTGTAAGGAACGTCCACATTCTGAAGACTGAACCCCTGAAACTCAGGGACCTCAAAAACGGCAACAAAAGGGACGCTACCATTATTACCAATCTCGACAAGGTCAGGTTATCTGTTGATATGGTAGAGGTCTCCTTGGAGAAAAAAGAAAAACAGGGAGGGGGCAAATGA